Proteins from a genomic interval of Colletes latitarsis isolate SP2378_abdomen chromosome 12, iyColLati1, whole genome shotgun sequence:
- the Sergef gene encoding secretion regulating guanine nucleotide exchange factor — protein sequence MSYCLISWGANSHGQLGQGVRTEECLLAREIDLSGCSLESRKINKIVGGAGHTLILDNDGRVYSCGWNNKGQAGFPVNEDTLSFREIGGKLKGERIVDVACGWDCSAALTIGGTLFLWGANHFGQLGKQPCVVQWTHEPFEAVIDRKIERVSVGLRHMALVTEDRKVLVAGSGNKGQLGLNASGNAAYAFTEVPMLANVRDVACGQRHTIAITGDGNLYGFGDNKHGQLGLDTNTSETPFPIKLPDVRFDPSVKVDSGWSHTVALSDGQIFSWGRNTYGQLGVGEIEGPSSWKIMRVKDLGRVRQVAAGSEHNVALNEDGRIFCWGWNEHGNCGNGHTKDTKIPEQLPLPSNFSAVRVGSGAGHSFAVIKKS from the exons ATGAGCTATTGTTTAATTTCATGG GGTGCCAATTCTCACGGTCAACTGGGACAAGGCGTTCGTACGGAGGAATGCCTGTTGGCTCGCGAAATCGATCTATCTGGATGCTCGTTAGAATCGCGTAAAATAAACAAGATAGTCGGCGGGGCTGGGCACACGTTAATTTTGGACAACGACGGTCGCGTTTACTCATGCGGCTGGAATAATAAAGGGCAAGCGGGTTTCCCAGTAAACGAGGACACGCTTTCGTTTCGGGAAATAGGGGGCAAATTGAAAGGCGAGCGTATCGTGGACGTAGCATGCGGCTGGGATTGTTCAGCAGCGTTGACAATAGGAGGCACTTTATTTCTATGGGGCGCGAATCATTTTGGACAATTGGGGAAACAACCCTGCGTCGTTCAATGGACACACGAACCTTTCGAGGCCGTAATAGATCGAAAAATCGAACGAGTATCCGTCGGCTTAAGACACATGGCTCTGGTAACAGAGGATCGTAAAGTTCTAGTGGCAGGTTCAGGTAACAAAGGGCAATTAGGTTTAAATGCCTCGGGGAACGCTGCATACGCTTTCACGGAAG TTCCAATGCTGGCGAATGTACGAGATGTTGCTTGTGGCCAACGCCACACGATCGCGATAACGGGGGACGGGAATCTTTATGGTTTCGGCGATAATAAACATGGCCAATTAGGGTTAGATACTAACACCTCGGAGACGCCCTTCCCGATCAAGCTACCTGATGTTCGATTTGATCCATCGGTTAAAGTGGACAGCGGCTGGTCGCATACGGTTGCACTGAGCG atGGTCAGATTTTTTCATGGGGTCGAAATACGTACGGTCAATTGGGTGTCGGAGAGATCGAGGGCCCGTCATCTTGGAAAATCATGCGTGTTAAGGATCTTGGGAGGGTTCGACAAGTTGCTGCTGGCTCGGAACACAATGTCGCCTTAAATG AGGATGGAAGAATTTTCTGCTGGGGTTGGAACGAGCATGGGAACTGCGGGAACGGTCACACGAAGGACACCAAAATTCCAGAACAGCTTCCATTGCCTTCTAACTtttcggcggttcgcgttggAAGTGGCGCAGGTCACTCGTTTGCTGTAATAAAAAAATCTTGA
- the Fam92 gene encoding CBY1 interacting BAR domain containing protein Fam92 has protein sequence MLRSRSQSSVWEHEAKFVQDRISNVEKHFAELCTTFAAYTRKAARLRDKGDEIAKAIQAYAQSETVNRSLTNGLTNFSATLSVIGDYRDAEVQRFDAKIIAPLSQYSTICKHARDDVKNTFTARDKELTRKRHLDRLRERNPRNKQMISQAESELVKASVEVSRVVKGLEEQIDSFEKRKLHDLKTVLLDFVVIQLSFHSKTLELLTKAYQDIAEIDEAKDLEDFQVTRGNMNGEFRETMRVPDSIARLTTVGRTSFRQAYSLTNLASRFASSPMSPQNMGSRTADSIDSTKSSLKTNSSESVQIEEYGDSSEETESESIKEKPMKAISGHKTPTRFVFKAVPPIPAYQKSLTMPLTVKYV, from the exons ATGTTACGCTCGAGGTCCCAAAGCAGCGTCTG GGAACACGAAGCTAAATTTGTACAAGACCGAATATCCAACGTGGAGAAACATTTTGCTGAACTGTGCACGACGTTTGCAGCGTACACGAGAAAAGCGGCTAG ATTACGCGACAAGGGAGACGAAATCGCAAAAGCGATACAAGCTTACGCGCAATCGGAAACCGTGAATCGATCGCTCACTAATGGGTTGACAAATTTCTCGGCGACTTTGTCGGTAATAGGCGACTATAG GGATGCTGAAGTGCAGAGATTCGACGCGAAAATAATCGCTCCACTGTCTCAGTACTCGACGATTTGCAAACATGCCCGCGACGATGTTAAAAACACGTTCACAGCCCGGGATAAGGAGTTGACGAGGAAAAGGCACCTGGACAGGCTCAGGGAACGAAATCCTAGAAACAAACAAATGATC TCGCAAGCAGAATCGGAACTTGTGAAAGCTTCCGTCGAAGTTTCGCGGGTCGTAAAAGGCTTAGAAGAACAAATCGACTCGTTCGAGAAGCGAAAGCTACACGATTTGAAAACTGTCCTTTTAGACTTCGTCGTTATCCAGTTGAGTTTTCACTCGAAAACTCTCGAATTGTTAACGAAAGCTTACCAAGATATTGCCGAGATCGACGAAGCTAAGGATCTAGAG GACTTCCAAGTGACAAGAGGAAACATGAACGGG GAATTTCGCGAAACGATGCGGGTACCCGATTCTATTGCCAGATTGACTACCGTTGGCCGAACTTCGTTTAGACAGGCTTACTCTCTCACAAACTTAGCCAGTCGTTTTGCATCTTCCCCTATGTCTCCGCAAAACATGGGCAGTCGTACTGCTGATTCCATA GATTCTACAAAGTCCAGCTTAAAAACAAATTCTTCGGAATCTGTACAAATCGAAGAATACGGGGACAGCTCCGAAGAAACGGAATCTGAGTCTATCAAAGAAAAGCCT ATGAAAGCGATCTCTGGACACAAAACTCCAACGCGTTTTGTATTTAAAGCGGTACCACCAATTCCTGCCTATCAGAAGTCGTTAACAATGCCTTTAACTGTTAAGTATGTTTAG
- the LOC143348895 gene encoding uncharacterized protein LOC143348895: MPKENKNTNRRSRRQCPEVDNEAASSGERGSTKPAIGSNRYSPFVRESQKRDSRMEKQIVTMPSIEVLHSISGGIIENGIKYIMFPLHLLRFCIFGTISGAIDSEKSGEARPANSSNEKDETRDNKRDEKGTKVREEKSAKVREERGTKGVETSRDKSRESRRSSKSRENESTSKERSKAEDKNDEESTDDMVTAEEDSDSSMEHWSNATSTMLTASMDYDNIERSMSYAIATEPMDISMEEQTHEKSYSAIKTSRDSAVENKSSSSNSSVDEEIARIFQKQCTSSEDEIASDRCKPFVAHKRERAKQTNFLCNEKSNYSRSKKEQQDNDRERTKKPSSDVAQHKRRKVTRDEDRHERQNDRKTETKTREEKHGSRHDTPSKHRSRSSRTPVKNKESKRKDTKYKETATQTDSAFSDDDVEMIPIDVKLADKLFCCKHAARKSLSNHLQGKEVEQELNYIADNEDSADGFKRVTRKRISSCSTSSSSTDLGFDERVSATPDTLSDNAFRICSRAPPGFPELPQNPPLTSSNYDSKQQFAVAVTSKDNYSSVVQTAANVPRAPSPMRHLYYNYPEFMDLPVNVESSKILKNILRNNYYR, translated from the exons ATGCCTAAAGAAAACAAAAACACGAACAGAAGAAGCAGACGTCAGTGCCCCGAAGTCGATAAC GAAGCTGCGTCCTCTGGTGAACGTGGATCGACGAAACCCGCGATCGGAAGCAATCGCTACAGCCCCTTTGTCCGTGAATCGCAGAAGAGAGACTCCAGAATGGAAAAACAGATCGTGACCATGCCGTCGATCGAGGTACTTCACTCGATTAGCGGTGGAATCATCGAAAATGGTATCAAATACATCATGTTCCCGTTACATCTTTTACGGTTTTGCATATTCGGCACGATCTCGGGGGCCATCGATTCCGAGAAAAGCGGAGAAGCAAGGCCAGCGAATTCGAGCAACGAGAAAGACGAAACGCGAGATAATAAACGAGATGAGAAGGGCACGAAGGTGCGGGAAGAGAAGAGCGCGAAGGTAAGAGAGGAAAGGGGCACGAAGGGCGTCGAAACCTCCAGAGATAAGTCGCGGGAGTCGCGGAGGAGTTCGAAATCTAGGGAGAACGAATCGACCTCCAAAGAACGTTCGAAAGCGGAGGATAAAAACGACGAGGAATCCACCGACGACATGGTCACCGCCGAGGAGGATTCCGATTCATCCATGGAGCATTGGAGCAACGCGACTAGCACAATGCTCACAGCGTCCATGGACTACGATAACATTGAAAGATCAATGTCGTACGCGATAGCGACGGAACCTATGGACATATCAATGGAGGAACAGACTCACGAGAAATCGTATTCCGCGATAAAGACGTCGCGTGACAGCGCGGTTGAAAATAAATCCTCGAGCAGTAATTCCTCGGTGGACGAGGAGATCGCGAGGATCTTTCAAAAGCAGTGCACATCCTCCGAGGACGAAATCGCGTCCGATCGTTGCAAGCCTTTCGTCGCCCACAAACGCGAGAGGGCGAAACAGACTAATTTCCTTTGCAACGAGAAGAGCAACTATTCGCGATCGAAGAAGGAGCAGCAGGACAACGACAGAGAACGGACGAAGAAACCGTCCTCCGACGTTGCCCAGCACAAGAGAAGAAAGGTGACGCGCGACGAGGATAGACACGAGAGGCAAAACGATCGTAAGACCGAGACGAAAACGCGGGAAGAGAAGCATGGCTCGCGTCACGATACTCCTAGCAAACACAGGTCGCGATCGTCGAGGACACCGGTGAAAAATAAGGAATCGAAACGGAAGGATACCAAGTACAAGGAAACGGCTACGCAAACGGACAGCGCTTTCTCGGACGATGACGTCGAAATGATTCCAATCGATGTCAAGTTGGCTGATAAACTATTCTGCTGCAAACACGCTGCCCGGAAATCGCTGTCCAATCACTTACAG GGCAAGGAGGTGGAGCAGGAATTGAATTATATAGCGGACAACGAGGATTCCGCCGACGGGTTTAAAAGGGTCACGCGCAAACGGATCTCGTCGTGCAGTACGTCCTCCTCTTCGACGGATCTTGGCTTCGACGAACGCGTATCCGCGACTCCGGACACGCTTTCCGATAACGCTTTTCGAATATGCAGTCGGGCCCCGCCAGGTTTCCCTGAACTGCCTCAGAATCCGCCGCTGACGTCCTCCAACTACGACTCCAAACAGCAGTTTGCGGTGGCGGTGACTTCGAAAGATAATTATTCGTCGGTCGTCCAAACGGCGGCGAACGTACCGCGAGCTCCCTCGCCTATGAGACACCTTTATTACAATTATCCTGAATTCATGGACCTTCCTGTGAACGTTGAgtcttcaaaaattttaaaaaatattttaaggaaCAACTACTATCGGTGA
- the Cdc23 gene encoding cell division cycle protein 23, whose translation MEEGIKFDIKEVKSDLLRAINECSQRGLLHTTKWLAELSYSLKDVKLNMHDITPDMYVSDLSEEEDTYILAKSYFDSKEYDRAAYFTKECKSSKVRFLHLYSRYLSEETKKIYDTTVVPPDPLKNDSLKLLCTDLRNDHLADKLDGFGLYLFGVTLKKLQLGREAMDVLVEATHKQPMHWGSWLELASLVTDREKLENLCLPNHWMKHFFVAHMYLELQLIDEGLALYCDLQSMGFEKNGYVRAQTAIAVHYRRDVDNAIETFKRIIKEDPYCLDNMDTYSNLLYVKEMRVELANLAHRATEIDKYRLETCCIVGNYYSLRGDHQKAVMYFHRALKMNPQYLSAWTLLGHEFMEMKNTNGAIHSYRQAIEVNRRDYRAWYGLGQTYEILKMPFYAIYYYKQAQLLRPHDSRMVLALGEAYEKQDKIQDALKCYYKACSVGDIEGMALLKLATLYEKLGEHDSAAAAYNDFVMDESRNADRTDLSHAYKYLTQYHLKREQLDQANHYAQKCLQFDETKEEAKALLRTIAQKRVKVEETSMVVEDMNETDPIIDRGERTDSTPGNQLSPMNLSFMPTP comes from the exons ATGGAAGAAGGTATAAAGTTTGATATAAAAGAGGTTAAGTCCGATCTTTTGCGCGCGATAAACGAATGTTCTCAGCGTGGGTTGTTGCATACCACAAAGTG GTTAGCAGAATTGAGTTACTCTTTAAAAGATGTTAAACTAAACATGCATGATATTACACCTGATATGTACGTATCAGATCTGAGCGAAGAAGAAGATACATACATTTTGGCTAAATCTTATTTTGACTCGAAAGAATATGATAGGGCGGCTTATTTTACGAAGGAATGCAAAAGTTCAAAAGTTAGGTTTCTGCACTTGTATTCTCGGTATTTGTCCGAAGAGACGAAAAAGATATATGACACAACGGTAGTGCCTCCAGACCCTCTAAAAAACGACAGTTTGAAATTGTTGTGTACCGATTTGCGAAATGATCATCTGGCAGATAAGTTAGATGGTTTTGGTTTATATCTTTTCGGCGTGACCTTGAAAAAATTACAACTGGGACGGGAAGCTATGGATGTATTGGTCGAAGCAACGCACAAGCAACCTATGCATTGGGGATCGTGGTTAGAATTAGCTTCTTTAGTAACCGATAGAGAAAAATTAGAAAACCTATGTTTACCCAATCATTggatgaaacatttttttgtggCTCACATGTATTTAGAATTACAATTAATAGACGAGGGTTTAGCTTTATATTGCGACTTACAATCAATGGGATTCGAGAAGAATGGTTACGTACGCGCTCAAACTGCAATTGCAGTACATTATAGGAGAG ATGTTGACAATGCTATAGAGACAtttaaaagaataattaaagaAGACCCCTATTGTTTGGATAATATGGACACATATTCCAATTTACTTTACGTAAAAGAAATGAGAGTTGAATTGGCAAACTTAGCTCACAGAGCAACAGAAATAGATAAATATAGATTAGAAACGTGTTGTATAGTAG GGAATTACTACAGTTTAAGAGGGGATCATCAAAAGGCAGTGATGTATTTTCACAGGGCATTGAAAATGAATCCGCAGTATCTTTCAGCTTGGACGTTACTTGGTCATGAATTTATGGAAATGAAAAACACTAATGGCGCTATTCATAGTTATCGTCAAGCTATTG aAGTGAATAGGCGGGATTATAGGGCTTGGTACGGTTTGGGTCAAACGTATGAAATCTTGAAAATGCCGTTCTACGCGATCTATTATTATAAACAGGCGCAACTTTTGAGGCCACACGACAGTAGAATGGTATTAGCTTTAGGAGAAGCGTATGAAAAACAAGACAAAATACAAGATGCTCTCAAATGTTATTACAAAGCATGCAGCGTTGGCGACATCGAAGGAATGGCATTGTTAAAATTAGCTAC GCTGTATGAGAAGTTGGGTGAACACGATAGCGCGGCAGCAGCTTACAATGACTTCGTTATGGACGAGTCTAGAAACGCGGATAGAACCGATTTGAGTCACGCGTATAAGTATTTGACACAGTATCATTTGAAACGGGAACAGTTGGACCAAGCTAATCATTACGCACAAAAGTGTTTGCAATTCGATGAAACGAAAGAAGAAGCTAAAGCACTACTGAGAACGATCGCTCAAAAGAGAGTAAAAGTAGAGGAGACTTCGATGGTG GTAGAGGATATGAACGAAACGGATCCTATAATCGATCGAGGAGAAAGAACCGATTCTACTCCGGGGAATCAGTTGTCGCCGATGAATCTATCGTTTATGCCCACGCCATAA
- the LOC143348904 gene encoding uncharacterized protein LOC143348904 has protein sequence MADIKQEHKGEDTDNYGMGNSADPKNMQELTQYVQTLLQNMQDKFQTMSDQILGRIDEMGNRIDDLEKNIADLMTQAGVEGGEK, from the exons ATGGCAGATATCAAACAGGAACATAAAGGCGAGGACACCGACAATTATGGAATGGGCAACAGCGCCGATCCAAAGAATATGCAAGAATTGACGCAATAT GTACAAACGCTATTACAAAACATGCAGGACAAGTTTCAAACAATGTCAGATCAAATTCTCGGACG AATAGATGAAATGGGTAACAGAATAGACGATCTCGAAAAGAACATCGCGGATTTAATGACCCAAGCTGGAGTGGAAGGGggagaaaaataa